A section of the Virgibacillus sp. NKC19-3 genome encodes:
- a CDS encoding RidA family protein → MFVTSVEKAEEVNEVYVQYFGDSKSTGVMVSVKELSKNALVEIEFIAFRSIA, encoded by the coding sequence ATATTTGTGACATCTGTAGAAAAGGCAGAAGAGGTGAATGAAGTATACGTCCAGTACTTTGGAGATTCAAAGTCTACCGGAGTAATGGTTAGCGTTAAGGAATTATCAAAAAATGCATTAGTAGAAATAGAATTCATTGCCTTCCGATCGATTGCATGA
- a CDS encoding cupin domain-containing protein: MSKLIVSKKNDDFLPDSVSKGAFSKWLEDEKLRMRVVVYPSGYEADHVCYQGHAFYVVSGNIKIKIDEEITEWNKGDAFIIPDDIPHVVFNPNEEGAKVIVVDHH, from the coding sequence ATGTCCAAATTAATAGTGAGCAAGAAGAATGATGATTTTTTACCGGATTCTGTTTCAAAAGGCGCTTTTTCCAAGTGGTTAGAGGATGAAAAACTTAGAATGCGGGTTGTTGTTTATCCTTCTGGTTATGAGGCAGATCATGTTTGTTATCAAGGTCACGCATTTTATGTTGTTTCAGGTAATATTAAAATTAAGATAGATGAAGAAATTACAGAATGGAACAAAGGAGATGCCTTCATTATTCCTGATGATATACCTCATGTTGTGTTCAATCCTAATGAAGAAGGAGCAAAAGTGATCGTAGTAGATCATCATTAA
- a CDS encoding threonine synthase: MTYSYVSHLYCPKCDNTYSSDVVNQLCACGSPLLVAYKMDELSEVFTPDSLVKRTTDLWRYHELLPVEDAQNVTTLGEGMTPIVQMNKVGEQMGIPNLFMKDEGLIPSGSFKSRGAAVGVSKAKELGIKELAMPTNGNAGAAWSLYCAQAGIAPTIVMPIDAPEITRKECVAAGANLYLVNGLIGDAGKIVGQAVKAYHLFDASTLKEPYRIEGKKTMGLEIAEQFGWEIPDVILYPTGGGVGLIGIYKALRELQALGWIDERKMPRLVAVQSEGCAPIVKAWKEGKSTAEPWKDASTVAFGVNVANALGDFLILDAIKQTEGCAISVSDADILAELKYVTSTEGAFVCPEGSAAFAAARKLREQQWIKNDERVVVLNTGAGIKYPNTIEVEAPILQKDEKIVK, encoded by the coding sequence ATGACATATAGCTATGTATCTCATTTATATTGTCCAAAGTGTGATAATACGTATAGTTCAGATGTCGTAAATCAGTTGTGTGCATGTGGGTCACCCTTGCTTGTTGCTTATAAGATGGATGAGCTGAGCGAAGTTTTTACCCCCGACAGTTTGGTAAAACGTACGACGGATTTATGGCGTTATCATGAGTTATTGCCAGTAGAAGACGCGCAAAATGTGACTACGCTGGGCGAAGGGATGACACCCATAGTACAGATGAATAAAGTCGGAGAACAAATGGGAATACCTAACCTATTTATGAAGGATGAGGGTCTAATACCATCGGGTTCATTTAAATCAAGAGGGGCAGCTGTCGGGGTATCCAAAGCTAAAGAATTAGGTATAAAGGAACTAGCTATGCCTACGAATGGGAACGCCGGAGCAGCGTGGTCCCTATATTGTGCACAGGCGGGTATTGCACCAACGATTGTCATGCCAATTGATGCACCAGAAATAACCAGGAAGGAATGTGTTGCTGCAGGCGCCAATTTGTATCTTGTCAATGGCTTGATTGGGGATGCAGGAAAAATCGTCGGCCAGGCAGTGAAAGCCTATCATTTATTTGATGCTTCTACATTGAAAGAGCCTTACCGGATTGAGGGAAAGAAGACCATGGGACTCGAAATCGCAGAACAGTTTGGATGGGAGATTCCTGATGTCATTCTGTACCCAACTGGGGGAGGAGTTGGCTTAATTGGGATTTATAAAGCCCTTCGCGAACTACAAGCATTAGGATGGATAGATGAAAGGAAAATGCCTAGATTAGTAGCCGTTCAATCAGAAGGATGTGCGCCAATTGTAAAAGCCTGGAAAGAAGGCAAATCAACCGCAGAGCCATGGAAAGATGCTTCCACCGTTGCATTTGGTGTTAATGTGGCTAACGCGCTGGGAGACTTCCTGATTTTAGATGCCATAAAACAAACAGAAGGCTGTGCAATATCGGTGAGTGATGCCGATATTTTAGCAGAATTGAAATACGTGACTTCTACGGAAGGCGCCTTCGTCTGTCCGGAGGGATCCGCTGCTTTTGCTGCTGCGAGAAAGTTACGCGAACAGCAATGGATTAAAAACGATGAACGCGTAGTGGTATTGAATACAGGCGCAGGAATTAAGTATCCAAATACAATCGAAGTTGAGGCACCAATTTTGCAAAAGGATGAAAAAATAGTGAAGTAA